The Colletotrichum higginsianum IMI 349063 chromosome 2, whole genome shotgun sequence genome has a segment encoding these proteins:
- a CDS encoding Fungal specific transcription factor: MSSSSLQQLQAQQLRAVSLDHSQHGLDSPGAQSHITTSSVSHHAFSSGTPNDGMRSNSAAQSLVDAPHFADDFSFPPPELHDQNAMMFLGEPDHPSDMFSTSHRPSVSSLGGRQDSITVMPAPFAGAMDQRRHSIIASDDGSQDSGHAEHNPLEDAGADEFGLATQIAGNGSDVGGKANKDDKTDHTPAWSELKTKAGKERKRLPLACIACRRKKIRCSGEKPACKHCLRSRIPCVYKVTTRKAAPRTDYMAMLDKRLKRMEERIIKIVPKNEHDSNAASLTRAVVKPAIPGTLPAAKAGPKKRVADEAFGQDLDHWAKAPAKTMLDTSNKPTSLQAQEAEDNKLFLEGLDALPSKEIQEHLAEVFFENIYGQAYHLLHKPSYMRKLRAGTLPPVLILSVCAVAARFSSHPKLITSSPNFLRGEEWASHARDICTRRYEWPNITILTCLLILGLHEFGTCHGGRSWALAGQAIRMAFALQLHKDLDHDPLNRNGPSQLSFIDREIRRRTMWACFLMDRFNSSGTERPTFVREETIEIPLPIKEKYFQLDMPAPTETLKGKVPHPVSVDEGQMADAKDNMGVAAHMIKTIALWGKIINYLNQGGKELDPHPIWSPDSEYTTLLQEAEKLLDELPECLQYSSENLALHDTEKMANQFLFLHIATQQNILFLNRVAVATPNSPAAQGVPRDFVAKAGDKTFAAANRISEILKDAESHMVTAPFVGYCAFSSGTIHILGIFSGNPAVEAASKRNLATNVKFLSKMKRYWGMFHYMTENLRDQYRTYADAARQGSATKEASTASPIFQYGDWFDRYPHGVSQSDFTDPATLKKKEKGDDAVLEQKPELHTVEEYFTNLSPPRGTESHPSRPNPSKRKAFAGKKLSTAGMRPDGGHAEPSSTTENIAVTAQEQLSARMQHQRGMQGSLGGQTSGPTSFNPLTASHPQGSNYHALSPISPITVSQFGHHHPDTSAFYTPDMLNMSLNQQNGILQPLDRQLVFGGYSMEQGNMSHFDGIDWDGMPSSAHGAHSLPGARSRSHRGGSLNGMGGPGHGHPDNNGGSSSMSGFGGQEASTAWFMPFNMEPPEIGQDIGMGLDGFGNMFGNGLHHGAR, from the exons ATGTCATCTAGTAGTCTGCAGCAGCTCCAAGCCCAACAACTAAGAGCTGTCAGTCTCGACCACTCGCAGCACGGTCTGGACTCGCCCGGCGCTCAATCTCATATAACCACTTCCTCGGTCTCCCACCACGCCTTTTCCTCCGGGACTCCCAATGACGGCATGCGCTCCAACAGCGCCGCCCAGAGTCTCGTCGACGCTCCTCACTTTGCCGACGACTTTTCCTTCCCGCCTCCCGAACTCCACGACCAGAATGCAATGATGTTCCTCGGCGAGCCGGACCACCCTTCCGACATGTTTTCGACCTCGCACCGTCCCTCGGTCTCCTCCTTGGGTGGCCGCCAGGACTCCATAACCGTCATGCCCGCCCCCTTCGCGGGCGCAATGGACCAGCGACGCCATAGCATAATTGCCTCGGACGACGGTAGCCAAGACAGCGGTCATGCCGAGCACAATCCCCTcgaggatgccggcgccgacgagttTGGCTTAGCCACCCAGATCGCCGGCAACGGCTCCGACGTGGGAGGAAAGGCCAAcaaggacgacaagacgGACCACACGCCTGCATGGAGTGAGCTGAAGACCAAGGCTGGCAAGGAACGAAAGCGGCTTCCGTTGGCATGTATCGCATGCCGCCGCAAGAAGATCCGATGCTCGGGTGAAAAGCCAGCATGCAAGCACTGCCTGCGTTCCCGGATCCCCTGCGTGTACAAGGTCACAACGAGGAAGGCCGCGCCCAGGACCGACTACATGGCCATGTTGGACAAGCGTCTCAAGCGTATGGAGGAGCGTATCATCAAGATCGTCCCTAAGAACGAACACGACTCGAACGCTGCCTCGCTGACCCGCGCCGTTGTCAAGCCGGCAATTCCGGGCACCCTCCCcgcggccaaggccggccccAAGAAGCGAGTCGCCGACGAAGCCTTTGGCCAGGACCTCGACCACTGGGCCAAAGCCCCGGCCAAGACCATGCTCGACACATCCAACAAGCCCACATCACTCCAGGCGCAGGAAGCGGAGGACAACAAGCTGTTTCTCGAGGGACTCGATGCACTGCCGTCCAAAGAGATCCAGGAACATTTAGCCGAGGTCTTTTTCGAAAACATCTACGGCCAAGCCTACCACTTGCTTCACAAACCGAGTTATATGAGAAAGCTCAG AGCTGGCACACTGCCACCCGTTCTCATCTTGTCTGTttgcgccgttgccgcccgCTTCTCCAGCCATCCCAAGCTCATCACCTCGTCACCCAATTTCCTACGCGGCGAAGAGTGGGCATCACATGCCAGAGACATTTGCACCAGGCGATACGAGTGGCCCAACATCACGATACTGACATGTCTCTTGATTCTTGGCCTGCACGAGTTTGGTACCTGCCACGGAGGGCGGAGTTGGGCCCTGGCGGGGCAGGCAATCCGCATGGCGTTCGCCCTGCAACTCCACAAGGACCTGGACCACGATCCCCTCAACCGTAACGGGCCCTCGCAGCTGAGCTTCATCGACCGGGAAATCCGACGACGGACGATGTGGGCCTGCTTTCTCATGGACCGGTTCAACTCCTCGGGCACCGAACGGCCAACATTCGTGAGGGAGGAGACCATCGAGATACCGCTACCAATCAAGGAGAAGTATTTCCAACTGGacatgccggcgccgacggaaACCCTCAAGGGCAAAGTCCCCCATCCGGTGTCGGTAGACGAAGGCCAAATGGCCGATGCCAAAGACAACATGGGCGTTGCCGCCCACATGATCAAGACCATCGCCCTCTGGGGCAAGATCATCAACTACCTGAACCAAGGAGGAAAGGAGCTCGACCCCCATCCCATCTGGAGTCCGGATTCCGAGTACACCACGCTGCTTCAAGAGGCGGAAAAGCTGCTGGACGAACTCCCCGAGTGCCTGCAATACTCGTCCGAGAACCTGGCACTCCATGACACGGAAAAGATGGCCAACCAGTTTCTCTTCCTCCACATCGCGACACAGCAAAACATCTTATTCCTCAACCGTGTCGCCGTGGCGACACCAAACAGCCCCGCGGCCCAAGGGGTTCCCAGGGACTTtgtcgccaaggccggcgacaaGACGTTCGCGGCGGCTAACCGCATCTCCGAGATCCTCAAAGATGCCGAGTCGCACATGGTCACTGCCCCCTTTGTTGGATACTGCGCGTTCTCTTCAGGAACCATCCACATCCTCGGCATCTTTTCCGGCAATCCTGCCGTGGAGGCGGCCTCGAAGAGAAACCTGGCAACCAACGTCAAGTTCCTCTCCAAGATGAAGAGGTACTGGGGCATGTTCCACTACATGACGGAAAACCTTCGTGACCAATACCGGACATacgccgatgccgccagACAGGGATCCGCGACCAAGgaggcctcgacggcctctcCCATTTTCCAGTACGGCGACTGGTTCGACCGATACCCCCACGGCGTTTCGCAATCCGACTTCACGGACCCGGCTacgctgaagaagaaggagaagggcgacgacgccgtcctggAGCAGAAGCCCGAGCTGCACACCGTCGAGGAGTACTTTACCAACCTGTCGCCGCCTCGCGGCACAGAAAGCCACCCTTCGAGGCCGAACCCGTCCAAGCGCAAGGCCTTTGCCGGAAAGAAGCTGAGCACCGCCGGTATGAGACCGGACGGAGGCCACGCGGAACCGTCCTCCACCACCGAGAACATCGCCGTCACGGCGCAAGAGCAGCTGAGCGCCCGCATGCAGCACCAGAGAGGCATGCAAGgctccctcggcggccagacCAGCGGCCCAACCAGCTTCAACCCCCTCACCGCGTCTCACCCACAGGGATCCAACTACCACGCCCTCTCGCCCATCAGTCCCATCACCGTCAGCCAGTTCGGACACCACCACCCGGACACGTCGGCCTTCTACACCCCCGACATGCTCAACATGTCGCTGAACCAGCAGAACGGGATTTTGCAGCCCCTCGACCGGCAGCTAGTTTTCGGCGGCTATTCGATGGAGCAGGGGAACATGAGTCATTTCGACGGCATCGACTGGGACGGCATGCCCTCGAGTGCCCACGGCGCTCACAGCCTACCGGGGGCGCGTTCGCGTTCCcaccgcggcggcagcctcaATGGCATGGGCGGGCCCGGCCACGGGCACCCAGACaacaacggcggcagcagcagcatgtcAGGGTTTGGAGGCCAAGAGGCGTCGACTGCGTGGTTCATGCCCTTCAACATGGAGCCGCCCGAGATCGGCCAAGACATAGGTATGGGCCTGGACGGGTTCGGCAACATGTTTGGCAACGGCTTGCACCACGGAGCGCGTTGA
- a CDS encoding Ribosome biogenesis protein Kri1: protein MAPESKKEKAPKRVNLLDDSDSDEEDGGADIATPQLKVNEEYAKRFEHNKKREELQRLEEKYKKTGKGNDDDDSDADSSSSDETEDEEGFLATEDLDAQISATLSAIKNKDPRVLDKNFSFFQEAAAAEATPSKKKEKPLFLKDYHREKILAGGVGASDDEDEDGPPPPQTYNQEQDALKKSIVSEINKAAESDNEDDFVQRKPGQEVVQPVDLGDEGIHPARAANVNPYKKKTKKQITEEDIANAEKDPELFLSNFMAARAWTEGGEHNWKAFESDEGEGDEGELYDKFEEAYNLRFEDPDKANQALKTYSREIVSARSVRKEAASSRKKQREAERERKEAEKQQRKDEKARLRKLKLEEAEEKLKKIKHAAGVSGKELKDEEWLRFLNDAWDDDKWEDEMKRRFGEDYYAVAEGAGSDSEEDADAEDGDDDKKRKKKKKPKKPTWDDDIDIKDIIPDFKDVTEHPQITLSDDETAAAAAAAAAAAEEQEDDDDEDEDGRPSKKRRTTKDLKKERLDAKKAAKAERAKLEALVDAKMDLDIPASSSSRNAGGADGEVPAFRYRETSPQAFGMTARDILLAPSDAALNSFAGLKKLATFRDEDKKRKDKKRLGKKARLRQWRREHFGQEYERTGPTFGLDEVEVKEKKSRKRGKRAAGGGGGGGDGERAEENADDGGAALDGESKKRKRSRGKKKADGVAEE, encoded by the exons ATGGCGCCCGAGtcaaagaaagaaaaggcgCCGAAAAGGGTCAACCTTTTGGACGACAGCGACtcagacgaggaggatggaggggCAGACATCGCGACGCCGCAGCTGAAGGTCAACGAGGAGTACGCGAAGCGCTTCGAGCACAACAAGAAGCGCGAGGAACTACAAAGAC TGGAGGAAAAGTACAAGAAAACCGGCAAAGGtaacgacgacgacgactcaGACGCCGActcgtcttcgtcggacgagaccgaggacgaagaggggTTCCTCGCGACGGAAGACCTAGACGCCCAAATTTCGGCCACGCTCAGCGCGATCAAGAACAAGGACCCGAGGGTGCTCGACAAGaacttctccttcttccaggaagccgccgccgccgaggcgacgccctccaagaagaaggagaagccTCTGTTCCTCAAGGACTACCACCGCGAAAAGATTCTGGCCGGAGGCGTCGGAgcctcggacgacgaggacgaagacggcccgccgccgccgcagacgTACAACCAGGAGCAGGACGCCCTCAAGAAGTCCATTGTCTCGGAGatcaacaaggccgccgagtCGGACAACGAAGATGACTTTGTGCAGCGGAAGCCGGGACAGGAAGTCGTGCAGCCGgtggacctcggcgacgagggcatcCACCCGGCGCGCGCGGCCAATGTCAACCCgtacaagaagaagaccaagaagcagatcaccgaggaggacatcGCCAATGCCGAAAAGGACCCGGAGCTCTTCCTGTCCAACTTCATGGCGGCGCGCGCTTGGACCGAGGGCGGAGAGCACAACTGGAAGGCGTTCGAGTcagacgagggcgagggcgacgagggcgagctgTACGACAAGTTCGAGGAGGCCTACAACCTCCGCTTCGAGGACCCGGACAAGGCCAACCAGGCCCTGAAGACGTACTCGCGTGAGATTGTCAGCGCGCGGTCGGTCCGCAAGGAGGCGGCCAGCTCGCGCAAGAAGCAGCGCGAAGCCGAACGGGAGCGCAAGGAGGcggagaagcagcagcgCAAGGATGAGAAGGCGCGCCTGCGCAAGctcaagctcgaggaggccgaggagaagctcaagaagaTCAAGCACGCGGCGGGCGTGAGCGgcaaggagctcaaggacgaggagtGGCTGCGTTTCCTCAACGACGCgtgggacgacgacaagTGGGAGGACGAGATGAAGCGCCGGTTCGGTGAGGACTACTACGCCGTGGCCGAAGGCGCCGGCTCCGACTCGGAAGaggacgcggacgcggaggacggcgacgacgacaagaagcggaagaagaagaagaagcccaagaagcccACATGGGACGACGATATCGACATCAAGGACATCATCCCTGACTTTAAGGACGTTACGGAACACCCACAAATCACCCTCTCGGACGACGAaacagcagcggcggcagcagcagccgccgcggccgcggaagagcaagaagacgacgacgacgaagatgaagatggacGCCCGTCCAAGAAGCGCAGGACGACAAAGGACCTCAAGAAGGAACGCCTGGACGCCAAaaaggccgccaaggcggAGCGCGCcaagctcgaggccctcgtgGACGCCAAGATGGACCTCGACATCcccgcgtcctcgtcgtccaggaacgccggcggcgccgacggcgaggtgcCGGCCTTCCGGTACCGCGAGACGTCGCCCCAGGCCTTTGGCATGACGGCGCGCGACATCCTGCTGGCGCCCTCGGACGCGGCGCTCAACAGCTTCGCCGgcctcaagaagctcgcGACGTtccgcgacgaggacaagaagcgcaaggacaagaagcgcCTCGGCAAGAAGGCCCGCCTCCGCCAGTGGCGCCGGGAGCACTTTGGCCAGGAGTACGAGCGCACGGGGCCGACCtttggcctcgacgaggtcgaggtcaaggagaagaagagccgGAAGCGGGGGAAGCgtgcggccggcggcggcggcggcggcggcgacggcgagagggccgaggagaacgccgacgacggcggcgccgcgctggacggcgagagcaagaagcgcaagaggtcgagggggaagaagaaggccgacggcgtcgccgaggagtga
- a CDS encoding Ras family protein, whose protein sequence is MDGSGGAPKPSSSVKLVLLGEAAVGKSSLVLRFVNNDFQENKEPTIGAAFLTQKCNLPTRTIKFEIWDTAGQERFASLAPMYYRNAQAALVVYDLTKPTSLIKAKHWVAELQRQASPGIVIALVGNKLDLTNDAESGSAGDNEEADGEDSGDARKISTEEAKTYAEEESLLFFETSAKTGHNVTEVFTAIANAIPETSLKSARGPGASHAVSRGADEQQRVSLTGSRDAAKEGCAC, encoded by the exons ATGGATGGATCCGGCGGTGCCCCGAagccgagcagcagcgtcaAGCTGGTCTTGCTTGGTGAAGCTGCCGTAGGAAAG TCGTCGCTTGTTCTGCGCTTCGTCAACAACGATTTCCAAGAAAACAAGGAGCCAACTATTGGAG CTGCTTTCCTGACGCAAAAGTGCAACCTGCCCACCCGAACGATCAAGTTTGAGATCTGGGATACCGCCGGCCAGGAGCGTTTCGCCTCGCTGGCGCCCATGTACTACCGCAACGCTCaagccgccctcgtcgtctaCGACCTCACGAAGCCGACGTCActcatcaaggccaagcaCTGGGTCGCCGAGCTCCAACGACAAGCCTCGCCTGGTatcgtcatcgccctcgtcggcaacAAGCTCGATCTGACAAACGACGCCGAGTCCGGGTCTGCCGGTGACAACGAGGAGGCGGATGGGGAGGACTCCGGCGACGCCCGCAAGATCTCCACAGAGGAGGCCAAGACGtatgccgaggaggagagcctgctcttcttcgagACGAGTGCCAAGACGGGCCACAACGTCACGGAGGTCTTCACGGCGatcgccaacgccatccCAGAGACATCTCTGAAGAGCGCACGAGGCCCGGGCGCATCGCACGCCGTGAGTCGGGGCGCAGACGAACAGCAGCGAGTCAGCCTGACGGGCTCTAGAGACGCGGCGAAGGAGGGATGCGCTTGCTGA